In Denitratisoma sp. DHT3, one DNA window encodes the following:
- a CDS encoding peptidylprolyl isomerase, producing the protein MQIQKNTVVTLNYRVIDSDGNPVDEGSEPIVYLHGGYGGIFDVIEEALQGKAEGDQLSIHLEPEDAFGDYDAELVLIEPRNLFPDNIEVGMQFERASEDGEDDELYTITDIADDKVVVDGNHPLAGMALNFSCTVAEVRTATEEEIGHGHVHGPHGHHHH; encoded by the coding sequence ATGCAAATCCAAAAAAACACTGTCGTCACACTGAACTACCGGGTCATCGATAGCGACGGCAATCCGGTGGACGAGGGCAGCGAGCCCATCGTCTATCTGCATGGCGGCTACGGCGGCATTTTCGACGTGATCGAAGAGGCCCTGCAGGGCAAGGCCGAGGGGGACCAGTTGTCCATCCATCTCGAACCCGAGGACGCCTTCGGCGACTACGACGCGGAACTGGTGCTGATCGAGCCGCGCAACCTGTTCCCCGACAACATCGAAGTCGGGATGCAGTTCGAGCGCGCCAGCGAGGATGGCGAGGACGACGAGCTCTACACCATCACCGACATCGCCGACGACAAGGTCGTGGTCGATGGCAACCATCCGCTGGCCGGCATGGCGCTGAACTTCTCCTGCACCGTGGCCGAGGTGCGGACGGCCACCGAGGAAGAGATCGGTCACGGCCACGTGCACGGCCCCCACGGCCACCACCATCACTGA
- a CDS encoding peroxiredoxin, translating to MLHAGKPAPGFSLPDSDMEYFDFESVKGRHVVLFFYPRDGTPLCAMEAIDFSDHEDEFKRLGCEIIGISRDDMLSHAEFRDRFGLSVRLLSDVDGEVCRKYGVCQMREKDGHRKLCVIRSTFIIDRDGIVRHAFYDVAPKGHAATVYQLVKELNGSGKNSCKSKKTLSSH from the coding sequence ATGTTGCACGCAGGAAAGCCCGCACCCGGTTTCAGTCTGCCCGACTCGGACATGGAGTATTTCGATTTCGAGTCCGTCAAAGGCCGCCATGTCGTGCTCTTCTTCTACCCGCGGGACGGCACGCCGCTGTGCGCGATGGAAGCCATCGATTTCAGCGACCATGAAGACGAGTTCAAGCGCCTCGGCTGCGAAATCATCGGCATCTCCCGCGACGACATGCTCAGTCATGCCGAGTTCCGCGATCGCTTCGGCCTTTCGGTACGCCTGCTCTCGGACGTGGACGGGGAAGTCTGCCGGAAGTACGGCGTGTGCCAGATGCGCGAAAAGGACGGTCATCGCAAGCTCTGCGTGATCCGCTCCACCTTCATCATCGATCGCGACGGCATCGTCCGTCACGCTTTTTACGACGTCGCGCCCAAGGGGCATGCCGCCACGGTCTATCAACTCGTCAAGGAACTCAACGGTTCCGGAAAGAACTCATGCAAATCCAAAAAAACACTGTCGTCACACTGA
- the zapE gene encoding cell division protein ZapE — protein MLKVFNRICAERGIVPDPAQQAAAERLNDLHRRLLAFKQARSNRFKKLISRAAPPRGLYFWGGVGRGKSFLMDAFYEAVPYRRKRRVHFHAFMHEVHEALRRHRKESDPLMRVAADIARQVRLLCFDEFHVSDIADAMMLGRLFSSLLENGVVVVTTSNYPPDGLYPNGLQRHLFLPTIELLKQHLDVLEVDGGIDYRLRTLERIETFLVPADADAETKMAADFREIAGGEGQRSAIDILGRSVPVRRRADGVIWFDFNTLCGGARSQNDYLELAREHHTLLLSNVPRLSSEQASEARRFTWLVDVLYDHRVKFIVSAAVEADQLYTEGTQAEEFKRTVSRLVEMRSREYLAEAHRVA, from the coding sequence ATGCTCAAAGTATTCAACAGGATTTGCGCCGAGCGCGGCATCGTTCCCGACCCGGCCCAGCAGGCGGCGGCCGAGCGGCTGAACGACCTGCATCGGCGTCTGCTGGCCTTCAAGCAGGCCCGCAGCAACCGTTTCAAGAAGCTGATCTCCCGCGCCGCGCCGCCGCGCGGCCTGTATTTCTGGGGCGGCGTCGGCCGCGGCAAGAGCTTCCTGATGGACGCCTTCTACGAGGCCGTCCCCTACCGGCGCAAGCGGCGCGTGCATTTCCACGCCTTCATGCACGAGGTGCACGAGGCCCTGAGGCGCCACAGGAAGGAATCGGACCCGCTGATGCGGGTGGCCGCCGACATCGCCCGCCAGGTGCGCCTGCTCTGTTTCGACGAGTTCCACGTCTCGGACATCGCCGACGCGATGATGCTGGGCCGGCTGTTCTCCAGCCTGCTCGAAAACGGCGTGGTGGTGGTCACCACCTCCAACTATCCACCCGACGGGCTCTACCCCAACGGCTTGCAGCGCCACCTGTTCCTGCCCACGATCGAATTGCTCAAGCAGCACCTCGACGTGCTGGAAGTCGACGGTGGCATCGATTACCGGCTGCGCACGCTGGAGCGGATCGAGACCTTCCTGGTGCCCGCCGACGCGGACGCGGAGACCAAGATGGCGGCGGATTTCCGCGAGATCGCCGGCGGCGAGGGGCAGCGCTCGGCGATCGATATCCTGGGGCGCAGCGTGCCGGTGCGGCGCCGCGCGGACGGCGTGATCTGGTTCGACTTCAATACGCTGTGCGGCGGCGCGCGTTCCCAGAACGACTATCTGGAACTGGCGCGCGAGCATCACACCCTGCTGCTGTCCAACGTGCCCAGGCTGAGCAGCGAGCAGGCTTCCGAGGCGCGGCGCTTCACCTGGCTGGTGGATGTGCTCTACGACCATCGGGTCAAGTTCATCGTCAGCGCCGCCGTCGAGGCGGACCAGTTGTACACCGAGGGCACCCAGGCCGAGGAGTTCAAGCGCACCGTCAGCCGGCTGGTGGAAATGCGCTCGCGCGAGTACCTCGCCGAAGCGCACCGGGTGGCTTGA
- the lpdA gene encoding dihydrolipoyl dehydrogenase, which produces MSKQFDVVVIGAGPGGYVAAIRAAQLGLSTACVESESYADPKGEVRLGGTCLNVGCIPSKALLQSSELYDQANHSFVMHGISTEGVKMDVATMVRRKDNIVGQLTQGIKGLFKKNKVALLSGHGRFVGRENDLWQVEVAAKDGGTEIVEARHVIVATGSKPRHLDGIPVDNKIVCDNAGALSFDAVPKRLGVIGAGVIGLELGSVWKRLGAEVTILEALPDFLAAADQAVAKEAWKVFTRKQGLDIQLGAKIGKVTVDEMGVTIAYEAADEVHTLQCDRLIVSVGRVPNTDNLGADNVGLKIDARGRIEVDDHCQTNLPNVWAVGDVVRGPMLAHKGMEEGVMVAERIVGQAGHVNYDAIPWVMYTHPEIAWVGKTEEQLKNEGVEYRAGQIPFAANGRALGQGDTTGFVKVLACSRTDRILGVHVIGNNASELIAEAVVAVEFGASSEDLARICHAHPTLSEVMHEAALAVDKRPLHF; this is translated from the coding sequence ATGAGTAAACAATTCGACGTCGTCGTCATCGGCGCCGGCCCCGGCGGCTATGTGGCCGCGATCCGGGCCGCCCAGCTGGGCCTGTCCACCGCCTGCGTGGAGTCCGAATCCTATGCCGATCCCAAGGGCGAAGTGCGCCTGGGCGGCACCTGCCTCAACGTCGGCTGCATTCCGTCCAAGGCGCTGCTCCAGTCGTCCGAGCTCTACGATCAGGCCAATCATTCCTTCGTCATGCACGGGATTTCCACCGAGGGCGTGAAGATGGACGTGGCGACCATGGTCCGCCGCAAGGACAACATCGTCGGCCAGCTCACCCAGGGCATCAAGGGCCTGTTCAAGAAGAACAAGGTCGCCCTGTTGTCCGGCCACGGCCGCTTCGTCGGTCGCGAGAACGACTTGTGGCAGGTCGAGGTGGCCGCCAAGGACGGCGGCACCGAAATCGTGGAAGCCAGGCACGTGATCGTCGCCACCGGTTCCAAGCCGCGCCATCTGGACGGCATCCCGGTGGACAACAAGATCGTCTGCGACAACGCCGGCGCGCTGTCGTTCGACGCCGTGCCCAAGCGCCTGGGCGTGATCGGCGCCGGGGTGATCGGCCTGGAGCTGGGCTCGGTGTGGAAGCGCCTGGGGGCAGAGGTCACCATCCTCGAGGCCCTGCCGGACTTCCTCGCCGCCGCCGACCAGGCGGTGGCCAAGGAGGCCTGGAAGGTGTTCACCCGCAAGCAGGGCCTGGACATCCAGCTCGGCGCCAAGATCGGCAAGGTGACCGTGGACGAGATGGGCGTCACCATCGCCTATGAAGCCGCCGACGAGGTCCACACCCTGCAATGCGACCGCCTGATCGTTTCCGTGGGGCGCGTGCCCAACACCGACAACCTGGGCGCCGACAACGTCGGCCTGAAGATCGACGCCCGTGGCCGCATCGAGGTGGATGACCACTGCCAGACCAACCTGCCCAACGTCTGGGCGGTGGGCGACGTGGTGCGGGGCCCGATGCTGGCCCACAAGGGCATGGAGGAGGGCGTGATGGTGGCCGAGCGCATCGTCGGCCAGGCCGGCCACGTCAATTACGACGCCATCCCCTGGGTCATGTACACCCATCCGGAAATCGCCTGGGTGGGCAAGACCGAGGAGCAACTGAAGAACGAGGGCGTCGAATACCGCGCCGGCCAGATCCCGTTCGCCGCCAACGGCCGCGCCCTGGGCCAGGGCGACACCACCGGCTTCGTCAAGGTGCTGGCGTGCAGCAGGACCGACCGCATCCTCGGCGTCCACGTGATCGGCAACAACGCCTCGGAGTTGATCGCCGAAGCCGTGGTGGCCGTCGAGTTCGGCGCCTCCAGCGAGGACCTGGCGCGGATCTGCCATGCCCACCCGACCCTGTCCGAGGTGATGCACGAGGCAGCGCTGGCGGTGGACAAGCGCCCGCTGCATTTCTAG
- the odhB gene encoding 2-oxoglutarate dehydrogenase complex dihydrolipoyllysine-residue succinyltransferase yields MLIEVKVPQLSESVAEATLVGWHKKVGEAVARDENLIDIETDKVVLELPAPGDGVLVEIVKGDGATVVSGEVIARIDTEAAAAMPGKSAAAAAEKAEAAQSAPTAEKASPTVMPAARKLMEEKGISAADVAGSGRGGRILKEDVLGGGAKPAAAPAAPVPAAPAAPTRPALAQPTAVNVENILADRPEQRVPMSRLRARVAERLLQSQAQNAILTTFNEVNMAPVMELRNKYKDKFEKEHGVKLGFMSFFVKAAVAALKKYPVLNASVDGNDVVYHGYFDIGIAVGSPRGLVVPILRDADQMSLAQIEKKIAEFGQKAKDGKLSLEELTGGTFSISNGGVFGSMLSTPIINPPQSAILGIHATKDRAVVENGQIVIRPMNYLAMSYDHRIIDGREAVLGLVTMKDALEDPARLLLDL; encoded by the coding sequence ATGCTGATCGAAGTCAAAGTTCCCCAGTTGTCCGAGTCGGTCGCCGAAGCGACGCTGGTCGGCTGGCACAAGAAAGTGGGCGAGGCTGTCGCCCGTGACGAGAACCTGATCGACATCGAAACCGACAAGGTGGTGCTCGAACTGCCGGCGCCGGGCGATGGCGTGCTGGTGGAAATCGTCAAGGGTGACGGCGCCACGGTGGTGTCCGGCGAGGTGATCGCCCGCATCGATACCGAAGCCGCCGCAGCCATGCCGGGCAAGTCCGCCGCTGCCGCAGCGGAAAAGGCAGAGGCCGCGCAAAGCGCACCCACGGCGGAAAAGGCGTCGCCCACCGTGATGCCGGCGGCGCGCAAGCTGATGGAGGAGAAGGGCATCAGCGCCGCCGACGTGGCCGGCAGCGGCCGTGGCGGCCGCATCCTCAAGGAGGACGTGCTCGGCGGCGGCGCCAAGCCGGCCGCGGCACCCGCTGCGCCTGTGCCGGCCGCGCCGGCGGCACCCACGCGCCCGGCCCTGGCCCAGCCGACGGCGGTGAATGTGGAGAACATCCTCGCCGACCGGCCCGAGCAGCGCGTGCCGATGAGCCGGCTGCGCGCGCGCGTGGCCGAGCGCCTGCTCCAGTCCCAGGCGCAGAACGCCATCCTGACCACCTTCAACGAGGTCAACATGGCGCCGGTGATGGAGCTGCGCAACAAATACAAGGACAAGTTCGAGAAGGAGCACGGCGTCAAGCTGGGCTTCATGTCCTTCTTCGTCAAGGCGGCGGTCGCGGCGCTGAAGAAGTACCCGGTGCTGAACGCCTCCGTCGACGGCAACGACGTCGTCTACCACGGCTACTTCGACATCGGCATCGCCGTGGGCAGCCCGCGCGGCCTGGTGGTGCCGATCCTGCGCGACGCCGACCAGATGAGCCTGGCCCAGATCGAGAAGAAGATCGCCGAGTTCGGCCAGAAGGCCAAGGACGGCAAGCTTTCCCTTGAGGAACTCACCGGTGGCACCTTCTCCATCTCCAACGGCGGCGTGTTCGGCTCGATGCTGTCCACCCCCATCATCAACCCGCCCCAGTCGGCGATCCTGGGCATCCACGCCACCAAGGACCGCGCGGTGGTTGAGAACGGCCAGATCGTGATCCGCCCGATGAACTATCTGGCCATGTCCTACGACCATCGCATCATCGACGGCCGCGAGGCGGTGCTGGGCCTGGTGACGATGAAGGACGCGCTGGAAGATCCGGCGCGGCTGTTGCTGGATCTGTGA
- a CDS encoding 2-oxoglutarate dehydrogenase E1 component, producing MKQMLSNSYLFGANAPFIEDLYEAYLVNPAAVEPTWRDYFDKLATLPGAGSYTGPDVAHAPIIASFAQRAKEGTLQVSAQASASSDKQVKVLQLINAYRFLGNRWAQLDPLKRAERPLVAELEPSFYGFTEADLGQTFKTGSFATATGTEQATLREILEAARQTYCGTIGAEYMYISDVAQKRWIQAKLEPLRATPRYSNEERKRFLERLTAAETLERYLHTRYVGQKRFSLEGGESTIVAMDQLVRTAGTLGVQEIVIGMAHRGRLNMLVNTLGKTPSMLFSEFEGKQAADLTAGDVKYHMGFSSNVATPGGPVHLTLAFNPSHLEIVNPVVVGSVYSRQRRRQDKTGSQAMAVLLHGDAAVAGQGVNQEMLNFSSTRGYGTGGTVHIVVNNQIGFTTSDPRDYRSSLYCTDIFKMIEAPIFHVNGDDPEAVALVTQIAMEFRQEFKKDVAIDLVCFRKLGHNEQDEPMVTQPLMYKKVQAHPGTRRVYADRLVAQGICTADEPDQIIKDYRAALDRGELLYNPVLANYVRQFATNWAPFVGQPYTDECDTQVPMADLKHLAATVTSVPADFTLHSRVSKIVEDRRLMGEGKLPLDWGMGETLAYATLVKQGFGVRISGEDAGRGTFFHRHAVLHDQNRERWDAGNYVPLQHVDADQAPFIVIDSVLSEEAVLAFEYGYSTAEPNELVIWEAQFGDFANGAQVVFDQFIASGEAKWGRLSGLTMMLPHGYEGQGPEHSSARIERYMQLCAEHNWQVAIPSTPAQIFHLLRRQMLRKLRKPLVIITPKSLLRHKDAVSTLDDLAQGRFQTVIGETDEIDPKKVTRVLLCSGKIYYELLAHRREQKIKNTAILRLEQLYPFPTQVLEAEIAKYPKVKEVVWVQEEPRNQGMWYWFASRNHLVRHVERPGQELFLVARPASASPAVGYYAKHNAQQKAVIEGAFGPLKVPT from the coding sequence ATGAAACAGATGCTCTCCAATTCGTATCTCTTCGGCGCCAACGCGCCCTTCATCGAAGATCTCTACGAAGCCTACCTGGTCAACCCGGCCGCGGTGGAGCCGACCTGGCGCGACTATTTCGACAAGCTTGCCACCCTGCCGGGCGCCGGCAGCTACACCGGTCCCGATGTCGCGCACGCCCCCATCATCGCCTCCTTCGCCCAGCGCGCGAAGGAGGGCACCCTGCAGGTGTCCGCCCAGGCTTCCGCGTCCAGCGACAAGCAGGTCAAGGTGCTGCAACTGATCAACGCCTATCGTTTCCTGGGCAACCGCTGGGCTCAGCTGGACCCGTTGAAGCGGGCGGAGCGGCCCCTGGTGGCCGAGCTGGAGCCGTCCTTCTACGGCTTCACCGAGGCCGATCTGGGCCAGACCTTCAAGACCGGCTCCTTCGCCACCGCCACCGGCACCGAACAGGCCACCCTGCGCGAGATCCTCGAGGCCGCCCGCCAGACCTACTGCGGCACCATCGGCGCCGAGTACATGTACATCAGCGACGTGGCGCAGAAACGCTGGATCCAGGCCAAGCTCGAGCCCCTGCGGGCCACGCCGCGCTACAGCAACGAAGAGCGCAAGCGTTTTCTGGAGCGCCTGACCGCCGCCGAAACCCTGGAGCGCTATCTGCATACCCGCTATGTGGGCCAGAAACGCTTCTCCCTCGAAGGCGGCGAATCCACCATCGTCGCCATGGACCAGCTGGTGCGCACCGCCGGCACCCTGGGCGTACAGGAGATCGTGATCGGCATGGCCCACCGCGGCCGCCTCAACATGCTGGTGAATACCCTGGGCAAGACGCCCTCCATGCTGTTCTCGGAATTCGAGGGCAAGCAGGCCGCCGACCTCACCGCCGGCGACGTCAAGTATCACATGGGTTTTTCCTCCAACGTGGCGACGCCGGGCGGCCCGGTGCACCTGACCCTGGCCTTCAATCCGTCGCACCTGGAGATCGTGAATCCGGTGGTGGTGGGCTCGGTCTATTCGCGCCAGCGGCGCCGCCAGGACAAGACCGGCAGCCAGGCCATGGCCGTGCTGCTGCACGGCGACGCGGCGGTGGCCGGGCAGGGCGTCAACCAGGAGATGCTCAACTTCTCCAGCACCCGTGGCTACGGTACCGGCGGCACGGTGCACATCGTGGTGAACAACCAGATCGGCTTCACCACCTCCGACCCGCGCGACTATCGCTCCTCCCTGTATTGCACCGACATCTTCAAGATGATCGAGGCGCCGATCTTCCACGTGAACGGCGACGACCCGGAGGCGGTGGCCCTGGTCACCCAGATCGCCATGGAGTTCCGCCAGGAATTCAAGAAGGACGTGGCGATCGACCTCGTCTGTTTCCGCAAGCTGGGCCACAACGAGCAGGACGAGCCGATGGTGACCCAGCCCCTGATGTACAAGAAGGTGCAGGCCCATCCCGGCACACGCCGCGTCTATGCCGACCGGCTGGTGGCGCAGGGCATCTGCACCGCCGACGAGCCGGATCAGATCATCAAGGATTACCGGGCGGCGCTGGATCGCGGCGAACTGCTCTACAACCCGGTGCTGGCCAACTATGTACGGCAGTTCGCCACCAACTGGGCGCCCTTCGTCGGCCAGCCCTACACCGACGAATGCGACACCCAGGTGCCGATGGCCGACCTGAAGCATCTGGCCGCCACCGTCACCAGCGTGCCCGCGGACTTCACCCTCCATTCCCGGGTATCGAAGATCGTCGAGGACCGCCGTCTGATGGGCGAGGGCAAGCTGCCGCTGGACTGGGGCATGGGCGAGACCCTGGCCTACGCCACGCTGGTGAAGCAGGGCTTCGGCGTGCGGATCTCCGGCGAGGATGCCGGCCGGGGCACCTTCTTCCACCGCCACGCGGTGCTCCACGACCAGAACCGCGAGCGCTGGGATGCCGGCAACTACGTGCCGCTGCAGCACGTCGATGCCGACCAGGCGCCGTTCATCGTCATCGACTCGGTGCTGTCGGAAGAGGCGGTGCTGGCCTTCGAATACGGCTACTCCACGGCCGAGCCCAACGAGCTGGTGATCTGGGAAGCCCAGTTCGGCGATTTCGCCAACGGCGCCCAGGTGGTCTTCGACCAGTTCATCGCCTCCGGCGAAGCCAAGTGGGGCCGGCTCTCCGGCCTGACCATGATGCTGCCCCACGGTTACGAAGGGCAGGGGCCGGAGCATTCCTCGGCCCGCATCGAGCGCTACATGCAACTCTGCGCCGAGCACAACTGGCAAGTGGCGATCCCTTCCACGCCGGCCCAGATTTTCCATCTGCTGCGGCGCCAGATGCTGAGGAAGCTGCGAAAGCCCCTGGTGATCATCACGCCGAAATCCCTGCTGCGCCACAAGGATGCCGTCTCCACCCTCGACGATCTGGCCCAGGGCCGGTTCCAGACGGTGATCGGCGAGACCGACGAGATCGATCCGAAGAAGGTGACCCGGGTGCTGCTCTGCTCCGGCAAGATCTATTACGAACTGCTGGCGCACCGCCGCGAGCAAAAGATCAAGAATACTGCCATCCTGCGCCTGGAGCAGCTCTATCCCTTCCCCACCCAGGTGCTGGAGGCGGAGATCGCCAAGTATCCCAAGGTCAAGGAAGTGGTCTGGGTCCAGGAGGAGCCGCGCAACCAGGGCATGTGGTACTGGTTCGCCTCGCGCAACCATCTGGTGCGCCATGTCGAGCGCCCCGGCCAGGAGCTGTTCCTGGTGGCCCGGCCGGCTTCCGCTTCGCCCGCCGTGGGCTATTACGCAAAGCATAACGCCCAGCAGAAGGCCGTCATCGAAGGCGCTTTCGGCCCCCTCAAAGTGCCAACCTAA
- the gltA gene encoding citrate synthase, protein MTQRTATLTVDGKNTEYPVMSGTHGNDVIDIRSLGGKTGMFTYDSGFLSTASCQSKITFIDGDKGELLYRGYPIEQLAEKCNFLEVTYLLKNGELPNAAQKADFENTIKNHTMVHEQLVKFFQGFRRDAHPMAVMVGVVGALSAFYHDAMDTSDAEHRSISFNRIVAKIPTIVAMAYKYSMGQPFMYPRNDLDYTANFMHMMFGTPCEDYKPNPVLVRALDVIFTLHADHEQNASTSTVRLAGSSGANPFACIAAGIACLWGPSHGGANEACLTMLEEIGDVSRVNEYIKRAKDKNDSFKLMGFGHRVYKNFDPRAKLMGKICAEVLGELGLENDPLFKLAKELEKIALEDDYFVQKKLYPNVDFYSGIVQRALGIPTSMFTCIFALARTVGWMSQWEEMVTDPEYKIGRPRQLYIGAARRDVPPIANR, encoded by the coding sequence ATGACTCAACGCACAGCGACCTTGACTGTCGATGGCAAGAATACTGAATACCCGGTGATGTCCGGCACCCATGGCAACGATGTGATCGACATTCGTTCGCTGGGCGGCAAGACCGGCATGTTCACCTACGACTCTGGCTTCCTTTCCACCGCCAGCTGCCAATCCAAGATCACCTTCATCGACGGCGACAAGGGCGAACTGCTCTACCGCGGCTACCCCATCGAGCAGTTGGCGGAGAAATGCAACTTCCTCGAAGTCACCTATCTGCTGAAGAACGGCGAACTGCCCAACGCCGCCCAGAAGGCCGATTTCGAAAACACCATCAAGAATCACACGATGGTCCATGAGCAATTGGTGAAGTTCTTCCAGGGCTTCCGCCGCGATGCGCATCCGATGGCGGTGATGGTCGGCGTGGTGGGCGCCCTGTCGGCCTTCTACCACGACGCGATGGACACCTCCGACGCCGAGCATCGCTCCATCAGCTTCAACCGCATCGTCGCCAAGATTCCGACGATCGTCGCCATGGCCTACAAGTACTCCATGGGCCAGCCTTTCATGTACCCCCGCAACGACCTGGACTACACCGCCAACTTCATGCACATGATGTTCGGCACCCCCTGCGAGGACTACAAGCCGAACCCGGTCCTGGTGCGCGCCCTGGACGTGATCTTCACCCTGCACGCCGACCACGAGCAGAACGCCTCCACCTCCACGGTGCGGCTGGCGGGCTCCTCCGGCGCCAACCCCTTCGCCTGCATCGCGGCCGGCATCGCCTGCCTCTGGGGTCCCTCCCACGGCGGCGCCAACGAAGCCTGTCTGACCATGCTGGAGGAGATCGGCGACGTGTCGCGCGTCAACGAGTACATCAAGCGCGCCAAGGACAAGAACGACAGCTTCAAGCTGATGGGCTTCGGCCATCGCGTATATAAGAACTTCGATCCCCGCGCCAAGCTGATGGGCAAGATCTGCGCGGAAGTGCTCGGCGAGCTGGGCCTGGAGAACGACCCCCTGTTCAAGCTGGCGAAGGAACTGGAAAAGATCGCGCTGGAAGACGACTACTTCGTGCAGAAGAAGCTCTACCCCAACGTGGACTTCTATTCCGGCATCGTGCAGCGCGCGCTGGGCATCCCCACTTCCATGTTCACCTGCATCTTCGCCCTGGCCCGCACCGTGGGCTGGATGAGCCAGTGGGAAGAAATGGTGACCGACCCCGAGTACAAGATCGGCAGACCGCGCCAACTGTATATCGGCGCCGCGCGGCGGGATGTTCCGCCGATAGCGAACCGGTAA
- a CDS encoding succinate dehydrogenase assembly factor 2 encodes MDTGTHQERSARLGRLRWHCRRALLELDLVFQRFWAQEGDALDERTEAALTRLLALEDHDLWELVSGREDTDDPELKRMVERLRQV; translated from the coding sequence GTGGATACCGGAACGCATCAGGAAAGAAGCGCGCGGCTGGGCCGGCTGCGTTGGCACTGCCGGCGCGCGTTGCTGGAACTGGATCTGGTTTTTCAGCGTTTCTGGGCCCAGGAGGGCGATGCCCTCGACGAGCGGACAGAGGCGGCCCTGACCCGGCTGCTGGCGCTGGAGGACCATGATCTTTGGGAACTGGTGAGCGGCCGGGAAGATACCGACGACCCGGAGTTGAAAAGGATGGTCGAGCGCTTGCGTCAAGTGTGA
- a CDS encoding succinate dehydrogenase iron-sulfur subunit encodes MTTRTIQFKIYRYDPDKDAKPYMQDISVECDSTDKKLLDAMVKLKAKDDSISFRRSCREGVCGSDAMNINGKNGLACLQDIDSLKQPIVLRPLPGLPVVRDLIVDMTQFFKQYHSIKPYLINNDPPPERERLQSPEDREELNGLYECILCACCSTSCPSFWWNPDKFVGPAGLLAAYRFLADTRDQATSERLDDLDDPYRLFRCHSIMNCVDVCPKGLNPTKAIGKIKDMMVRRAI; translated from the coding sequence ATGACGACTCGTACCATTCAATTCAAGATCTACCGCTACGATCCGGACAAGGATGCCAAGCCCTACATGCAGGACATCTCCGTCGAGTGCGACTCCACGGACAAGAAGCTGCTGGACGCGATGGTCAAGCTCAAGGCCAAGGACGATTCGATCTCCTTCCGCCGTTCCTGCCGCGAGGGCGTCTGCGGTTCCGACGCGATGAACATCAACGGCAAGAACGGTCTGGCCTGCCTGCAGGACATCGACTCCCTGAAGCAGCCCATCGTGCTGCGTCCGCTGCCCGGCCTGCCCGTGGTGCGCGACCTGATCGTCGACATGACCCAGTTCTTCAAGCAGTACCACTCGATCAAGCCCTACCTGATCAACAATGATCCCCCTCCCGAGCGGGAGCGCCTCCAGTCTCCCGAGGACCGGGAGGAGTTGAACGGCCTCTACGAGTGCATCCTGTGCGCCTGCTGCTCCACCTCCTGCCCCTCGTTCTGGTGGAACCCGGACAAATTCGTCGGCCCCGCCGGCCTCTTGGCCGCCTATCGATTCCTTGCCGATACGCGGGACCAGGCCACCAGCGAGCGCCTGGACGATCTGGATGATCCCTACCGGCTGTTCCGCTGCCATAGCATCATGAACTGCGTCGATGTCTGCCCCAAGGGGTTGAACCCCACCAAGGCGATCGGCAAGATCAAGGACATGATGGTCCGGCGCGCGATCTGA